The Polaribacter sp. HaHaR_3_91 genomic sequence GCAGGTCATAGCATAAGAAAACTTAACTTGTAATGCATTAAAAAACAAATTCTTTTTAATTTCCAGAAACTGTTTAGACTTCGATTTTAAATGTGCATAATCTTCTTTTACTGCCTGATATAATTTATTAGATTCCTCATAAGTTAAAGAAGGAGTTTCACTCGTTAAAGTATCTAACAACAAAACGGTTTCAAAAGGCTGCATTTCTGGATAATCAATCATACTTACTTCTACTTCTGCAAATTTGAAACCATACAATTCTTTAATAGAAAATATTTTTAAGACCTCACAAATATCTCCATTGGCAATAAAACCTGCGGTTGAATTTTCTTTTAACCAGAAATAGTTGTTTTTTACAACCATTATATAGTCTCCAGCAGAAATTTCATTTTCTTGCCCACGAATTTTCATTCTAATTTGCTGATTATAGTCATTTGCTCTTTTATTAGAACGCACAATAAATGCAGTATCCTCTACACCATCACTTTCATAAGCAGTAACTAAAGCGTCTTCTATATCATAACCATCATCTAAACGAACAATATCAGGGAAATCAACATCAAACTTAAAATTAATAGTATCATTTTGAATCATTAACCTCAATAAGGTAGCATTTGCAAGAATTCCAGAATCTTCATGCTGACGCATAACTTCATCTAATTCAATTTCAGTGACATTCTTATGATAGTCATACACCAAGGTATCTTCTTCTAAAGCAGGACTAATATTTAACTTTACAGGAGGTAATTGAGCAGTATCACCTATAAATATCAATTTACACTGATGACCAGAGTACACATATCTAATTAAATCGTCTAATAATGATCCCGAATCGAATAATTGTTGATTCTGCCTACTATCAGGAATCATAGAAGCCTCATCCACAATAAAAATAGTATTTCTATGCTTATTAGGTTGCAAAACAAAACCTACACCACCATTTGACTGTTTTTTAGGAAAATATATTTTTTTATGAATTGTAAATGCAGGTCTTTTAGAATATATAGAAATTACTTTTGCTGCTCGCCCTGTTGGCGCTAGTAAAACTGCTTTTTTACCAATAGCTCCCAAACTATTAACATAAGCACTAATACTTGTTGTTTTCCCGGTACCAGCGTACCCCTTTAATAAAAACAATGCATCTGTATCTTCTGTAAAGCTAAAATCGCTTAAAAGATTTAATAATTTATTCTGCTTCGTTGTTGGTGAAAATTGAAATTTTTTCAATAATTCTACGTAAAAATCGGCTCTTTTATTTATCATATAAAAATTAATACAACAAAGATACATTGATTTGTAAATAAAAGTTTTTATCA encodes the following:
- a CDS encoding ATP-dependent RecD-like DNA helicase — encoded protein: MINKRADFYVELLKKFQFSPTTKQNKLLNLLSDFSFTEDTDALFLLKGYAGTGKTTSISAYVNSLGAIGKKAVLLAPTGRAAKVISIYSKRPAFTIHKKIYFPKKQSNGGVGFVLQPNKHRNTIFIVDEASMIPDSRQNQQLFDSGSLLDDLIRYVYSGHQCKLIFIGDTAQLPPVKLNISPALEEDTLVYDYHKNVTEIELDEVMRQHEDSGILANATLLRLMIQNDTINFKFDVDFPDIVRLDDGYDIEDALVTAYESDGVEDTAFIVRSNKRANDYNQQIRMKIRGQENEISAGDYIMVVKNNYFWLKENSTAGFIANGDICEVLKIFSIKELYGFKFAEVEVSMIDYPEMQPFETVLLLDTLTSETPSLTYEESNKLYQAVKEDYAHLKSKSKQFLEIKKNLFFNALQVKFSYAMTCHKSQGGQWKTVFIEQPYLPEGVSKEYYRWLYTALTRAQEKLYLIGFKDEFFEE